Proteins encoded by one window of Sorangium aterium:
- a CDS encoding sigma 54-interacting transcriptional regulator, whose amino-acid sequence MHDPTRTITTLRSDAVELPDLRILVTPQKSPPIEATLGVAPLVLGTSGECDVIIPDSRVSRRHCQLRFSPRGVVLTDLGSKNGTFINDVLIVEGFLTPSAVASLGGVPLTMRVGGAPVVVPLSTSASFGEALGSSVPMRALFARLERAAATSETILLLGESGTGKEVLARAIHEASPRSGGPFVVFDCSAVAPNLIEAELFGYTKGAFTGAQSARAGLLEEASGGTLFLDEIGELPLDLQPKLLRALEARQVRRIGAAAYTSFDARVIAATHRDLQGRVASGSFREDLYYRLAVVETVVPPLRERKEDIPLLVERFLAAQVPPRSLADLPPNALELLRGHHWPGNVRELRNTVARLMLFPHLAEEAIVKVAPRPADMSVGQFAALPLREARDMVVEQFERTYIAMKLRESGGNVARAAASMGVSRQLVHRLMERYGIRSKG is encoded by the coding sequence ATGCACGACCCCACCCGGACGATCACGACCCTCCGAAGCGACGCGGTCGAGCTCCCGGACCTGCGCATCCTCGTCACCCCGCAGAAGAGCCCGCCGATCGAGGCCACCCTCGGCGTCGCGCCGCTCGTGCTCGGCACGAGCGGCGAGTGCGACGTCATCATCCCCGACTCCCGCGTCTCGCGCCGCCACTGCCAGCTCCGGTTCTCGCCGCGCGGGGTCGTCCTCACCGACCTCGGCAGCAAGAACGGCACGTTCATCAACGACGTCCTCATCGTCGAGGGCTTCCTCACCCCGAGCGCCGTGGCCTCCCTGGGCGGCGTGCCCCTCACCATGCGCGTCGGCGGCGCCCCGGTCGTCGTCCCGCTCTCCACATCGGCCAGCTTCGGCGAGGCCCTCGGCAGCAGCGTCCCCATGCGCGCGCTCTTCGCCCGCCTCGAGCGCGCCGCGGCCACCTCGGAGACGATCCTGCTGCTCGGCGAGTCCGGCACCGGCAAGGAGGTCCTCGCCCGCGCCATCCACGAGGCGAGCCCGCGCAGCGGCGGCCCCTTCGTCGTGTTCGACTGCAGCGCCGTCGCCCCGAACCTCATCGAGGCCGAGCTCTTCGGCTACACGAAGGGCGCGTTCACGGGCGCCCAGAGCGCGCGCGCCGGCCTGCTCGAGGAGGCGAGCGGCGGCACGCTCTTCCTCGACGAGATCGGCGAGCTCCCGCTCGATCTCCAGCCGAAGCTCCTGCGCGCGCTCGAGGCCCGCCAGGTGCGCCGCATCGGCGCCGCCGCGTACACGTCCTTCGACGCCCGCGTCATCGCCGCCACGCACCGCGATCTCCAGGGCCGCGTGGCGTCGGGCTCGTTCCGCGAGGACCTCTACTACCGGCTCGCCGTCGTCGAGACCGTCGTGCCGCCGCTGCGCGAGCGCAAGGAGGACATCCCGCTGCTCGTCGAGCGCTTCCTCGCGGCGCAGGTGCCGCCGCGCTCGCTCGCCGACCTGCCGCCGAACGCGCTGGAGCTGCTCCGCGGGCACCACTGGCCGGGCAACGTGCGCGAGCTCCGCAACACCGTCGCGCGGCTCATGCTGTTCCCGCACCTCGCCGAGGAGGCGATCGTCAAGGTGGCGCCGCGGCCCGCCGACATGAGCGTCGGCCAGTTCGCGGCGCTGCCGCTCCGCGAGGCGCGCGACATGGTCGTCGAGCAGTTCGAGCGCACGTACATCGCGATGAAGCTCCGGGAGAGCGGCGGCAACGTGGCGCGGGCCGCCGCGTCGATGGGCGTCTCCCGGCAGCTCGTCCACCGGCTGATGGAGCGCTACGGGATCCGCAGCAAGGGCTGA
- a CDS encoding HD domain-containing protein, with amino-acid sequence MRPDGGIAAGEARAGGDAPPEAPDGLVLPEPLWGAVRAAYGEPGRAYHDLAHVSEVLRRVGEVARDLGWQRPREVFLAALFHDAVYVPGRHDNEARSAELAREAVARWLPGEGLDEGFIERLILLTARHGALGPGDVGDEEALFLDCDMAILGSDAAAFDAYDRAIAAEYSAVPPELYAAGRRRFFEKLLAAERIFLSPYFHARLEASARDNLRRKLDAGA; translated from the coding sequence GTGAGGCCGGACGGCGGGATCGCGGCGGGCGAGGCGCGCGCGGGCGGCGACGCGCCGCCGGAGGCCCCGGACGGCCTGGTTTTGCCCGAGCCGCTGTGGGGCGCGGTGCGCGCGGCCTACGGCGAGCCTGGGCGCGCGTACCACGACCTGGCGCACGTGAGCGAGGTGCTCCGCCGGGTGGGCGAGGTCGCCCGCGACCTGGGCTGGCAGAGGCCGCGGGAGGTGTTCCTGGCCGCGCTCTTCCACGACGCCGTGTACGTGCCCGGCCGCCACGACAACGAGGCGCGCAGCGCGGAGCTCGCGCGCGAGGCGGTGGCGCGCTGGCTGCCCGGCGAAGGGCTCGACGAGGGCTTCATCGAGCGGCTCATCCTGCTCACGGCGCGCCACGGGGCCCTCGGGCCGGGGGACGTCGGCGACGAGGAGGCCCTCTTCCTCGATTGCGACATGGCCATCCTGGGCAGCGACGCGGCGGCGTTCGACGCGTACGACCGGGCGATCGCCGCGGAGTACAGCGCCGTGCCGCCCGAGCTCTACGCTGCAGGCCGGCGGCGCTTCTTCGAGAAGCTGCTCGCGGCGGAGCGGATCTTCCTCTCGCCGTACTTCCACGCCCGCCTCGAGGCGAGCGCGCGCGACAACCTGCGCCGGAAGCTCGACGCGGGCGCGTAG
- a CDS encoding diguanylate cyclase has product MAASPNFRRISSARCARGAGRTPPGYPREVLEFTQSEAKVLFQCVTRFTDAFRRDVADVIRQEFRGYEPPEVTELIGQLSLLGRQLDLRPPHAQIHDTQGPLLKRILIDLRRDSATAIEEPLQKAVNAETIRHLRREVHGLEQLMAAPWFAATRALKVPQLTDYMSIRHAEAVTPEAPPLRPREYDEKFHILEAPGLFLPDLAHYRARCALRGASIAVAFIDIDDFKAFNVQHTETAVDLHVLPPFMESIEAHVFAHGHAYRFGGDEYMITLPNATRAWAVDFLRALQERLARRRYRRVERSPTISAGLCVADVDCFLTDREIQGRANLAKNHAKATEKGRVATYDGELFRPEDLVLA; this is encoded by the coding sequence GTGGCAGCATCTCCGAATTTCCGGCGGATTTCCAGCGCGCGGTGCGCCCGGGGCGCTGGACGCACACCGCCGGGTTATCCTCGTGAGGTGCTCGAGTTCACGCAGTCCGAGGCCAAGGTCCTGTTCCAGTGCGTCACCCGCTTCACGGACGCGTTCCGCCGCGACGTGGCGGACGTGATCCGGCAGGAGTTCCGCGGCTACGAGCCGCCGGAGGTGACGGAGCTGATCGGACAGCTGAGCCTCCTCGGGCGGCAGCTCGATCTGCGCCCGCCGCACGCGCAGATCCACGACACGCAGGGCCCGCTGCTCAAGCGCATCCTGATCGACCTCCGGCGCGACAGCGCCACGGCGATCGAGGAGCCGCTGCAGAAGGCCGTGAACGCCGAGACGATCCGGCACCTCCGGCGCGAGGTCCACGGGCTGGAGCAGCTGATGGCCGCGCCCTGGTTCGCGGCCACGCGCGCGCTCAAGGTGCCGCAGCTCACCGACTACATGTCGATCCGGCACGCCGAGGCCGTGACGCCGGAGGCGCCGCCGCTCCGGCCGCGCGAGTACGACGAGAAGTTCCACATCCTCGAGGCGCCCGGGCTCTTCCTCCCCGATCTGGCGCACTACCGGGCGCGCTGCGCGCTGCGCGGCGCCTCGATCGCCGTGGCGTTCATCGACATCGACGACTTCAAGGCGTTCAACGTCCAGCACACCGAGACCGCTGTCGATCTCCACGTGCTCCCGCCGTTCATGGAGAGCATCGAGGCGCACGTCTTCGCGCACGGGCACGCGTACCGGTTCGGAGGCGACGAGTACATGATCACGCTGCCCAACGCGACGCGCGCGTGGGCGGTGGACTTCCTGCGCGCGCTCCAGGAGCGGCTCGCCCGCCGCCGCTACCGCCGCGTCGAGCGGTCGCCGACGATCTCGGCCGGGCTGTGCGTCGCCGACGTCGACTGCTTCCTGACCGATCGCGAGATCCAGGGGCGCGCCAACCTCGCGAAGAACCACGCGAAGGCCACGGAGAAGGGCCGCGTCGCCACGTACGACGGGGAGCTGTTCCGCCCCGAGGATCTGGTGCTCGCGTGA